In one window of Pseudomonas chlororaphis subsp. chlororaphis DNA:
- a CDS encoding PAS domain-containing protein codes for MINAHLLQLVINASNDGIVVAEQEGEDNIIIYVNPAFERLTGYSADEVLYQDCRFLQSGDRDQPAIPLIRQALDSGQPCRQVLRNYRKDGSHFWNELSITPVFNESDQLTYFVGVQKDVTAQVKAQQRLAQVEKELAETRAELAVYQATSGSNKMPN; via the coding sequence ATGATCAACGCCCATCTGCTGCAACTGGTGATCAACGCCTCCAACGACGGGATTGTCGTGGCCGAACAGGAAGGCGAAGACAACATCATCATCTACGTCAACCCGGCGTTCGAACGGCTCACCGGCTACAGCGCCGACGAGGTGCTGTATCAGGATTGCCGCTTTCTCCAGTCGGGCGACCGTGACCAGCCGGCAATCCCGCTGATTCGCCAGGCCTTGGATAGCGGCCAGCCCTGCCGCCAGGTGCTGCGCAACTACCGCAAGGACGGCAGTCACTTCTGGAACGAACTGTCGATCACCCCGGTGTTCAACGAAAGCGACCAGTTGACCTATTTTGTCGGGGTGCAGAAAGATGTGACGGCCCAGGTCAAGGCCCAGCAACGGCTGGCGCAGGTGGAAAAGGAGCTGGCCGAAACCCGCGCGGAACTCGCCGTTTACCAGGCGACGAGCGGCTCTAACAAGATGCCGAATTAG
- the folX gene encoding dihydroneopterin triphosphate 2'-epimerase → MPQLQPGMARIRVKDLCLRTFIGINEDEILNKQDVLINLTILYAAQEAVRDNDIDHALNYRTITKAIIAHVEGNRFALLERLTQEILDLIMANESVLYAEVEVDKPHALRFAESVSITLAASR, encoded by the coding sequence ATGCCACAACTTCAGCCAGGAATGGCTCGCATCCGGGTCAAGGACCTGTGCCTGCGGACCTTCATCGGAATCAACGAGGACGAGATCCTCAACAAGCAGGATGTGCTGATCAACCTGACCATCCTGTATGCCGCGCAAGAAGCCGTGCGCGACAACGACATCGACCATGCGCTGAACTACCGCACCATCACCAAGGCGATCATCGCCCACGTGGAGGGCAACCGCTTTGCCCTGCTCGAGCGCCTGACCCAGGAAATCCTCGATCTGATCATGGCCAACGAATCGGTGCTGTACGCCGAGGTCGAAGTCGACAAACCCCACGCCCTGCGTTTCGCCGAGTCGGTGTCGATCACGCTAGCGGCCAGTCGTTAG
- the folM gene encoding dihydromonapterin reductase has protein sequence MTTSPAPILITGAGQRVGLHCALRLLEDGHRVIISYRTERPGVQALRERGAIALFADFSCEAGIQAFISQLHEHTDSLRAIVHNASQWLEETPGQESAAFADMFSVHMLAPYLINLHCADLLRRSSPADIVHIGDDVTRRGSSKHIAYCATKAGLDSLTLSFAAKYAPTIKVNGIAPALLMFNPDDDAAYRAKALAKSALGIEPGCEVVYQSLRYLLDNPYVTGTTLTVNGGRHLK, from the coding sequence ATGACTACTTCCCCTGCCCCGATCCTGATCACCGGCGCCGGCCAGCGTGTCGGCCTGCATTGCGCGTTGCGCCTGCTGGAAGACGGTCACCGGGTGATCATCAGCTATCGCACCGAACGCCCCGGCGTGCAGGCCTTGCGCGAGCGTGGCGCGATAGCCCTGTTCGCTGACTTCTCCTGCGAAGCCGGGATCCAGGCCTTCATCAGCCAATTGCACGAGCACACCGACAGCCTGCGGGCGATCGTGCACAACGCCTCGCAATGGCTGGAGGAAACGCCCGGCCAGGAAAGCGCGGCCTTCGCCGACATGTTCAGCGTGCACATGCTCGCGCCCTACCTGATCAACCTGCATTGCGCCGACCTGCTGCGGCGCTCCAGCCCCGCCGACATCGTGCACATCGGCGACGACGTCACGCGCCGCGGCAGCAGCAAGCACATCGCCTATTGCGCCACCAAGGCCGGCCTCGACAGCCTGACCCTGTCCTTCGCGGCGAAATATGCCCCGACGATCAAGGTCAACGGCATCGCCCCGGCTCTGTTAATGTTCAATCCCGACGACGACGCGGCGTACCGCGCCAAGGCCCTGGCCAAGTCAGCCCTGGGCATCGAACCCGGTTGCGAGGTGGTCTACCAGAGCCTGCGTTATCTGCTCGACAACCCTTATGTCACCGGCACGACCCTGACCGTCAACGGCGGGCGGCACCTCAAGTAA
- a CDS encoding flavodoxin, with amino-acid sequence MKVAILSGSVYGTAEEVARHAAKLLNAAGFEAWHNPRATLADVQAFGPEAFLAVTSTTGMGELPDNLLPLYSAIRDQLPAAWRGLPGAVIGLGDSSYGDTFCGGGEQMRELFAELGVREVLAMLRLDASESVTPETDAEPWLAELISALRG; translated from the coding sequence ATGAAAGTCGCCATCCTTTCCGGCTCTGTGTACGGCACGGCTGAAGAAGTCGCCCGGCACGCCGCCAAACTCCTCAATGCCGCAGGTTTCGAGGCCTGGCACAACCCGCGCGCGACTCTGGCGGATGTCCAGGCGTTCGGCCCCGAGGCGTTCCTGGCCGTGACCTCGACCACCGGCATGGGCGAGCTGCCGGACAACCTGCTGCCGCTGTATTCGGCCATTCGCGATCAACTGCCGGCGGCCTGGCGCGGTTTGCCCGGCGCGGTGATCGGCCTGGGCGATTCGAGCTATGGCGACACCTTCTGTGGCGGTGGCGAGCAGATGCGCGAACTGTTCGCCGAGCTGGGCGTGCGTGAAGTGCTGGCAATGCTGCGCCTGGACGCCAGCGAAAGCGTGACCCCGGAAACCGACGCCGAGCCTTGGCTGGCCGAGTTGATCAGCGCTCTGCGCGGCTGA
- the trxB gene encoding thioredoxin-disulfide reductase: MSDVRHSRVIILGSGPAGYSAAVYAARANLKPLLITGMQAGGQLTTTTEVDNWPGDVHGLTGPALMERMREHAERFETEIVFDHINAVDFAAKPYTLTGDSATYTCDALIIATGASARYLGLPSEEAFMGKGVSACATCDGFFYRNKPVAVVGGGNTAVEEALYLANIASKVTLIHRRDTFRAEKILIDKLNARVAEGKIELKLNANLDEVLGDNMGVTGARLKNNDGSFDEIKVDGVFIAIGHTPNTSLFEGQLELKDGYLVVQGGREGNATATSIAGIFAAGDVADHVYRQAITSAGAGCMAALDTERYLDDLQNA; encoded by the coding sequence ATGTCTGATGTACGTCATTCGCGTGTGATTATTCTCGGTTCCGGCCCTGCCGGTTACAGCGCCGCGGTCTATGCCGCCCGCGCCAACCTGAAGCCGCTGCTGATTACCGGCATGCAGGCCGGCGGTCAGCTGACCACCACCACCGAAGTCGACAACTGGCCGGGCGACGTCCACGGCCTGACCGGCCCGGCGCTGATGGAGCGCATGCGTGAACACGCCGAGCGTTTCGAGACCGAAATCGTCTTCGATCACATCAATGCCGTGGACTTCGCCGCCAAGCCTTATACCCTGACCGGCGATAGCGCGACCTACACCTGCGACGCCCTGATCATCGCCACCGGCGCCAGCGCCCGTTACCTGGGCCTGCCTTCGGAAGAGGCGTTCATGGGCAAGGGTGTGTCGGCCTGCGCGACCTGCGACGGTTTCTTCTATCGCAACAAGCCTGTGGCCGTGGTCGGTGGCGGCAACACCGCTGTCGAAGAAGCCCTGTACCTGGCCAACATCGCCAGCAAGGTCACCCTGATCCACCGTCGCGATACCTTCCGCGCCGAGAAGATCCTGATCGACAAGCTCAATGCCCGGGTTGCCGAAGGCAAGATCGAACTCAAGCTGAACGCCAACCTGGACGAAGTGCTGGGCGACAACATGGGTGTCACCGGCGCGCGCCTGAAGAACAACGACGGCAGCTTCGACGAAATCAAGGTCGACGGTGTGTTCATCGCGATTGGCCACACCCCGAACACTTCGCTGTTCGAAGGCCAGCTGGAGCTGAAGGACGGCTACCTGGTCGTGCAGGGCGGCCGTGAAGGTAATGCCACCGCCACCAGCATCGCAGGCATCTTCGCCGCCGGCGACGTGGCCGACCACGTGTACCGCCAGGCCATTACCTCGGCCGGCGCCGGCTGCATGGCCGCCCTGGACACCGAGCGTTACCTGGACGACCTGCAGAACGCTTGA
- a CDS encoding DUF1244 domain-containing protein — protein MTPQQRLELEAAAFRRLVAHLDSRKDVQNIDLMNLAGFCRNCLSKWYKAEADERQIEVSLDDAREVVYGMPYAEWKNLYQKEASAEQQAAFAKGKPHD, from the coding sequence ATGACCCCCCAACAACGCCTGGAACTCGAAGCCGCCGCCTTCCGCCGCCTGGTCGCACACCTGGACAGCCGCAAGGACGTGCAGAACATCGACCTGATGAACCTCGCCGGCTTCTGCCGCAACTGCCTGTCCAAGTGGTACAAGGCCGAGGCCGACGAGCGCCAGATCGAGGTCAGCCTCGATGACGCCCGTGAAGTGGTGTATGGCATGCCCTACGCCGAGTGGAAGAACCTCTACCAGAAAGAAGCCAGCGCCGAGCAGCAAGCGGCGTTCGCCAAAGGAAAACCCCATGACTGA
- the cysZ gene encoding sulfate transporter CysZ — protein MPAPVLSGPQYLREGLKLVLSPGLRLFVLLPLAINLVLFVGLIYFAGHQFSLWVDTLMPSLPDWLSFLSYILWPLFVVLVLLMVFFTFTMLANVIAAPFNGFLAEKVEVVVRGTDDFPPFSWAELLAMIPRTLAREMRKLGYFLPRAIGLFILSFIPVVNLVAAPLWLLFGVWMMAIQYIDYPADNHKLGWNEMLAWLREKRWQSMSFGGIVYLVLLIPVVNILMMPAAVAGATLFWVRERGAESLVTQQR, from the coding sequence ATGCCCGCCCCTGTTCTGTCCGGCCCGCAATACCTGCGCGAAGGCCTCAAGCTGGTGCTCAGCCCCGGCCTGCGTCTGTTCGTCCTTTTGCCCCTGGCCATCAACCTGGTGCTGTTCGTCGGATTGATCTATTTCGCCGGCCATCAGTTCAGCCTGTGGGTCGACACCCTGATGCCGTCCCTGCCGGACTGGCTGAGCTTTCTCAGCTACATCCTCTGGCCGCTGTTCGTGGTGCTGGTGCTGCTGATGGTGTTTTTCACCTTCACCATGCTGGCCAACGTGATTGCCGCGCCCTTCAACGGGTTTCTCGCGGAGAAAGTCGAAGTGGTGGTCCGTGGCACCGACGATTTCCCGCCCTTCAGCTGGGCCGAACTGCTGGCCATGATCCCGCGCACCCTGGCCCGGGAAATGCGCAAGCTGGGTTATTTCCTGCCGCGGGCCATCGGCCTGTTCATCCTGTCCTTCATTCCGGTGGTGAACCTGGTGGCCGCGCCGCTGTGGCTGCTGTTCGGCGTATGGATGATGGCGATCCAGTACATCGACTACCCGGCGGACAACCACAAGCTGGGCTGGAACGAGATGCTCGCCTGGCTGCGGGAAAAGCGCTGGCAGAGCATGAGCTTTGGCGGGATCGTCTATCTGGTGCTGCTGATCCCGGTGGTCAACATCCTGATGATGCCGGCGGCGGTGGCCGGGGCGACGCTGTTCTGGGTGCGTGAGCGCGGCGCGGAAAGCCTGGTGACCCAGCAGCGCTGA
- a CDS encoding LysR family transcriptional regulator — MDFKQLRSFVEVIHQGGFTQAAKTLHISQSAVSKQIAQLEQSLGTPLLDRQGSHIHLTAAGSVVLQRAEGMLRLRNELLSELDDLSLLARGELRLGLPLLGSDALFAGLFAEYRRRYPNISVQLLEGGSLNIEQAVLNGELEIGGSLTPKDPTFAYQPFCDEPLDALLPADHPLAIKAQVRLEELADTPFLLYQRSFVLNDRLLQACQQVGFTPKEGGRSGQADFLAALVAAGQGVVLLPSVVARGLVRPGVVRLTLQAPDYLRWDIAFIWRQGAYLSKAAQAWLALLRERPVSRAER; from the coding sequence ATGGACTTCAAACAACTGCGCAGTTTTGTCGAAGTGATTCACCAGGGCGGCTTCACCCAGGCCGCCAAGACCCTGCACATCAGCCAGTCGGCGGTGAGCAAGCAGATCGCCCAGCTGGAGCAGAGCCTGGGCACGCCATTGCTGGATCGCCAGGGCTCGCACATTCACCTCACCGCCGCCGGCAGCGTGGTGCTGCAACGCGCCGAAGGCATGCTGCGCCTGCGCAATGAGTTGCTCAGCGAGCTGGACGACCTGAGCCTGTTGGCCCGCGGGGAATTGCGCCTGGGCCTGCCCCTGCTGGGCAGCGACGCACTGTTCGCCGGCCTGTTCGCCGAGTACCGCAGGCGCTACCCGAACATCAGCGTGCAGTTGCTTGAAGGCGGCAGCCTGAATATCGAGCAGGCGGTGCTCAACGGCGAACTGGAGATCGGCGGCAGCCTGACGCCCAAGGACCCGACCTTCGCCTACCAGCCTTTCTGCGACGAACCTCTGGATGCCTTGCTACCGGCCGATCATCCATTGGCGATCAAGGCCCAGGTGCGCCTGGAGGAACTGGCGGATACGCCGTTCCTGCTTTATCAGCGCAGTTTCGTGCTCAACGACCGGCTGTTGCAGGCCTGTCAGCAGGTGGGGTTCACCCCGAAGGAAGGTGGCCGCAGCGGCCAGGCGGACTTTCTCGCCGCCCTGGTGGCCGCCGGGCAAGGCGTGGTGCTGTTGCCCAGCGTGGTGGCGCGCGGCCTGGTGCGGCCCGGCGTGGTACGCCTGACGCTGCAAGCGCCCGACTACCTGCGCTGGGACATCGCCTTCATCTGGCGCCAGGGCGCCTATCTGTCCAAGGCCGCACAAGCCTGGCTGGCGCTTTTGCGCGAGCGGCCGGTCAGCCGCGCAGAGCGCTGA
- a CDS encoding HopJ type III effector protein: MTDLNTLRASLKSGEHAFADTLAFIAAGYDYQPQAFNNGGVENAAGQNEGSCKTLGLALLEGLSDEEALLAFGEHYRSVLATPEGSDHGNIRALIAHGLAGVKFAQQPLKRR; the protein is encoded by the coding sequence ATGACTGACCTGAACACCCTGCGCGCCAGCCTCAAGAGCGGCGAGCACGCCTTCGCCGACACCCTGGCCTTTATCGCCGCGGGCTACGACTACCAGCCACAAGCCTTCAACAACGGTGGCGTGGAAAACGCCGCCGGGCAGAACGAAGGTTCGTGCAAGACCCTGGGCCTGGCCCTGCTGGAAGGCTTGAGCGACGAAGAAGCGCTGTTGGCGTTCGGTGAGCATTACCGCTCGGTGCTGGCCACCCCTGAAGGCAGCGACCATGGCAATATCCGCGCGCTGATCGCCCATGGCCTGGCGGGTGTGAAGTTTGCCCAGCAGCCACTCAAGCGCCGCTGA
- the folE gene encoding GTP cyclohydrolase I FolE has translation MTLSLPQHYREILKGLGEDPEREGLLDTPQRAAKAMQYLCHGYSQSVDEVVNGALFASDNDEMVIVADIELYSLCEHHLLPFIGKAHVAYIPTGKVLGLSKIARIVDMFARRLQIQENLTREIADAVQRVTQAAGVAVVVEAQHMCMMMRGVEKQNSTMHTSVMLGAFRDSSTTRQEFLQLIGRSK, from the coding sequence ATGACGCTTTCCCTGCCCCAGCACTACCGCGAGATCCTCAAGGGTCTCGGCGAAGACCCCGAGCGCGAAGGCCTGCTCGACACCCCGCAACGCGCGGCCAAGGCCATGCAGTACCTGTGTCATGGCTACAGCCAGTCGGTGGACGAGGTGGTCAATGGCGCGCTGTTCGCCTCCGACAACGATGAAATGGTCATAGTCGCCGACATCGAACTCTATTCCCTGTGCGAACATCACCTGCTGCCCTTCATCGGCAAGGCCCATGTGGCTTATATTCCCACCGGCAAGGTGCTGGGCCTGTCGAAGATCGCCCGGATCGTCGACATGTTCGCCCGCCGCCTGCAGATCCAGGAAAACCTCACGCGGGAAATCGCCGACGCGGTGCAGCGGGTAACCCAGGCCGCCGGCGTCGCGGTGGTCGTCGAAGCCCAGCACATGTGCATGATGATGCGCGGAGTCGAGAAGCAGAACTCGACCATGCACACTTCGGTGATGCTCGGCGCCTTTCGCGACTCGAGCACCACGCGCCAGGAATTCCTGCAATTGATCGGACGGAGCAAGTAG
- a CDS encoding MerR family transcriptional regulator — protein MPVITELSRPTQPLDQPSQDDLFPIREVSRLTGINPVTLRAWERRYGLIQPTRTESGHRLYSMHDVETVREILGWIDRGVAVSKVGKILAKTRAAREAPQAMPGDSASGDYLQWQGQLKRAVGGFDEPHLERLYGQIFSSYSLSVVFQDILMPFWRQLAQHQEPYGHTSEWLFFDHFLRSRVSQRLLLQRGQALRPVLLAALAGQCRELELLVAALMLGSAELEVRVLALGQPFDELTLVCEKIKPQALVLFSNHAPAPELPRRLNRLALTLECPLMLAGDVAELAQDSLSASPVGCLGSDGRLMMQRLRQFLSGTLDT, from the coding sequence ATGCCCGTTATTACTGAACTTTCCCGCCCGACACAGCCCCTCGACCAGCCCTCGCAGGACGATCTGTTTCCGATCCGGGAAGTTTCACGGCTCACGGGGATCAACCCGGTGACCCTGCGGGCCTGGGAGCGTCGTTATGGCTTGATCCAGCCGACACGCACCGAAAGTGGGCATCGTCTGTATTCGATGCACGATGTCGAGACGGTCCGTGAGATCCTCGGCTGGATCGATCGTGGGGTCGCGGTCAGCAAGGTCGGCAAGATCCTCGCCAAGACCCGGGCCGCCCGCGAGGCGCCGCAGGCCATGCCGGGCGACAGCGCATCGGGCGATTACCTGCAGTGGCAGGGGCAACTCAAGCGGGCGGTCGGCGGCTTCGACGAGCCGCACCTGGAGCGGCTGTACGGCCAGATCTTCTCCAGCTATTCGCTGTCGGTGGTGTTCCAGGACATCCTCATGCCGTTCTGGCGGCAGCTGGCGCAGCACCAGGAACCTTACGGCCACACCAGCGAATGGCTGTTCTTCGATCACTTCCTGCGTTCGCGGGTCTCCCAGCGCCTGCTGTTACAGCGCGGCCAAGCGCTGCGCCCGGTGCTGCTGGCGGCGCTTGCCGGGCAATGCCGGGAGCTGGAATTGCTGGTGGCGGCGCTGATGCTGGGCAGTGCCGAGTTGGAAGTCCGGGTGTTGGCGCTGGGGCAGCCGTTCGACGAGCTGACCCTGGTCTGCGAGAAGATCAAGCCCCAGGCGCTGGTGCTGTTTTCCAATCACGCGCCGGCTCCGGAGCTGCCTCGACGCTTGAACCGCCTGGCGCTGACCCTGGAGTGTCCGCTGATGTTGGCGGGAGATGTCGCCGAGCTTGCTCAGGACAGCCTGAGCGCTTCGCCGGTGGGCTGCCTGGGGAGTGACGGGCGTTTGATGATGCAGCGCCTGCGGCAGTTTCTCAGCGGTACGCTCGATACCTGA
- a CDS encoding antibiotic biosynthesis monooxygenase, giving the protein MSTSPVTLMVARRVADGRYQDLIAWLREGEQLATDFPGYLGSGVLAPPPDDDEFQIIFRFADEQTLHVWEHSASRTAWLARGSDLFAHPHEHRVSGIDGWFGAAGQRPPRWKQAVAIWLAFFPVSLIFNFILSPLLGELSLAPRVLVSTLALTPLMVYWFIPLSTRLLSGWLNSTPPRPLPAAPSPQSHV; this is encoded by the coding sequence ATGTCTACCTCACCCGTCACCCTGATGGTCGCCCGGCGTGTCGCCGATGGCCGTTACCAGGACCTGATCGCCTGGCTGCGCGAAGGCGAACAATTGGCCACCGACTTCCCCGGTTATCTCGGCTCCGGCGTGCTCGCTCCGCCGCCCGACGATGACGAATTCCAGATCATCTTCCGCTTCGCCGACGAGCAGACCCTGCACGTCTGGGAGCACTCCGCCTCGCGCACCGCCTGGCTGGCCCGCGGCAGCGACCTGTTCGCCCATCCCCATGAACACCGGGTCAGCGGCATCGACGGTTGGTTCGGCGCGGCCGGCCAGCGCCCTCCGCGCTGGAAGCAGGCGGTGGCCATCTGGCTGGCGTTCTTCCCGGTGTCGCTGATCTTCAACTTCATCCTCAGCCCGTTGCTGGGCGAACTCAGCCTGGCGCCGCGCGTGCTCGTCAGTACCCTGGCCCTGACGCCGCTGATGGTCTACTGGTTCATTCCGCTGTCCACCCGCCTGTTGTCCGGTTGGCTGAACAGCACGCCGCCCCGTCCGCTGCCGGCAGCACCTTCCCCACAGAGCCACGTGTAG
- a CDS encoding CidA/LrgA family protein, whose amino-acid sequence MNASTLKHLGRLLSELAVLLAIYLFGCQLAGWLAWPIPGGVIGLALLLLAFALGWVKPAALQMGAGLLMAEMLLFFIPALMSLLDYGGLLRQDGWRILLVIGVSTLMVMLVTAFTVEWVCRWRMRHDA is encoded by the coding sequence ATGAACGCTTCCACCTTGAAACACCTGGGTCGCCTGTTATCCGAACTGGCGGTGTTGCTGGCTATTTATCTGTTCGGCTGCCAGCTGGCCGGGTGGCTGGCGTGGCCGATTCCTGGCGGGGTGATCGGCCTGGCCCTGCTGTTGCTGGCGTTCGCCCTGGGCTGGGTCAAGCCGGCGGCGCTGCAAATGGGCGCGGGCCTGCTGATGGCCGAGATGCTGCTGTTCTTCATTCCGGCGCTGATGAGCCTGCTGGACTACGGCGGCCTGCTGCGCCAGGACGGCTGGCGGATCCTGCTGGTGATTGGCGTCAGTACGCTGATGGTGATGCTGGTCACCGCGTTCACGGTGGAATGGGTGTGCCGCTGGAGAATGCGCCATGACGCTTGA
- a CDS encoding glycosyltransferase family 4 protein: protein MASADTEAMTTALHITLITETFPPEINGVANTLGRLCDGLRARGHQVELIRPRQGADQSRISDEGLLLCRGWPLPGYPGLQWGQSSMHKLLRRWKRHRPDVLYIATEGPLGLSALRAARRLGISVVSGFHTNFQQYSSQYGLGLLTRLLTHYLRWFHNRSKLTLVPSASQRLELERRNFERLALLSRGVDSQLFHPAKRLNELRQGWGLGNDDIAVIHVGRLAPEKNLGLLKRCFAQLQDTYPQQSMKLIVVGDGPQRAVLQRELPDAVFCGSQRGEALASHYASGDLFLFPSLTETFGNVVLEALASGLAVVAYDQAAAAQHIRHGYNGVLAMPGDECAFCDAASWLLEDPETLRRVRLNARQHASRQGWAAIIEQFETQLRGACTEEVVVPEGRLLP from the coding sequence ATGGCCTCGGCTGACACTGAGGCCATGACGACAGCTCTGCATATCACTCTGATCACCGAAACCTTCCCACCGGAAATCAATGGCGTGGCCAATACCCTTGGCCGCCTGTGCGATGGATTGCGCGCCCGTGGACACCAGGTGGAACTGATCCGCCCACGTCAGGGCGCCGATCAGAGCCGGATCAGCGACGAGGGCCTGCTGCTGTGCCGTGGCTGGCCGCTGCCGGGTTATCCGGGGCTGCAATGGGGCCAGTCGTCGATGCACAAGCTGTTGCGGCGCTGGAAACGTCATCGCCCGGATGTGCTGTACATCGCCACCGAGGGCCCGCTGGGCCTGTCCGCGCTGCGGGCGGCGCGGCGCCTGGGGATTTCCGTGGTCAGCGGTTTCCACACCAACTTCCAGCAGTACTCCAGCCAGTACGGCCTGGGTTTGCTAACCCGCCTGCTGACCCACTACCTGCGCTGGTTCCACAACCGTTCCAAGCTGACCCTGGTGCCCAGCGCCAGCCAGCGCCTGGAGCTGGAGCGGCGCAACTTCGAACGCCTGGCGCTGCTGTCGCGCGGGGTCGACAGCCAGCTGTTCCACCCGGCCAAGCGCCTCAACGAACTGCGCCAAGGCTGGGGCCTGGGCAACGACGATATCGCGGTGATTCACGTTGGCCGCCTGGCGCCGGAGAAGAACCTGGGCCTGCTCAAACGCTGCTTCGCTCAGCTGCAGGACACTTATCCACAGCAGTCCATGAAATTGATCGTGGTGGGCGATGGCCCGCAACGCGCGGTCCTGCAGAGGGAGTTGCCGGACGCGGTGTTCTGCGGCTCGCAACGCGGCGAAGCGCTGGCCAGTCACTACGCGTCGGGGGATCTGTTCCTGTTCCCGAGCCTGACCGAAACCTTCGGCAACGTGGTGCTGGAGGCCCTGGCCTCGGGGCTGGCCGTGGTGGCCTACGACCAGGCCGCGGCGGCCCAGCATATTCGCCATGGCTACAACGGTGTGCTGGCGATGCCCGGGGACGAATGCGCGTTCTGCGATGCCGCCAGCTGGCTGCTGGAAGATCCCGAGACCTTGCGCCGGGTGCGCCTCAATGCCCGCCAGCACGCCAGTCGCCAGGGCTGGGCGGCGATCATCGAGCAGTTTGAAACCCAGCTGCGAGGCGCCTGCACGGAAGAAGTGGTGGTGCCTGAGGGGCGGTTGTTGCCCTAG
- a CDS encoding LrgB family protein, with product MTLEPMPMFWLLLTLAAYLFSRWIYRRTGRYLLSPLILVPALLLAIAVPLHTAYAEYAANTHWLMLVLGPVTVAFAVPIWQQRQLLVRHWSALLLGMLAGSAASIVSSFGLARVLALDSSVTLSLVPRSITTPFAMPLAHDLGGVPELTAVFVMFTGVFGAMLGGVLLKWLPLRSALARGALFGVGAHGAGVSRAHEVGGEEGSVAGLVMVLTGLLNLFAAPLLASLL from the coding sequence ATGACGCTTGAGCCCATGCCGATGTTCTGGCTGCTGCTGACGCTCGCGGCCTATCTGTTCAGCCGCTGGATCTACCGGCGCACCGGGCGCTACCTGCTGTCGCCGCTGATCCTGGTGCCGGCCCTGTTGCTGGCGATCGCCGTGCCGCTGCACACCGCCTATGCCGAATACGCCGCCAATACCCATTGGCTGATGCTGGTGCTGGGGCCGGTCACCGTGGCTTTCGCAGTGCCGATCTGGCAGCAGCGGCAGCTGTTGGTGCGGCATTGGTCGGCCTTGCTCCTGGGCATGCTGGCCGGCAGCGCGGCGTCCATCGTCAGCTCCTTCGGCCTGGCGCGGGTGCTGGCCCTGGACAGCTCGGTGACTCTGTCGCTGGTGCCGCGTTCGATCACCACGCCCTTCGCCATGCCGCTGGCCCATGACCTGGGCGGCGTGCCCGAACTGACGGCGGTGTTCGTGATGTTCACCGGGGTGTTCGGCGCCATGCTCGGCGGTGTCCTGCTCAAGTGGCTGCCGCTGCGCAGCGCCCTGGCTCGCGGTGCTTTGTTCGGGGTCGGCGCCCACGGCGCCGGGGTCAGCCGCGCCCATGAAGTCGGCGGCGAAGAGGGCTCGGTGGCTGGGTTGGTGATGGTCCTCACGGGCCTGCTGAACCTGTTCGCCGCCCCTTTATTGGCGTCGTTGCTTTGA